The DNA region attaacattttctatgcataaatatcatataattgtgtttatacctttttttttatgcaactgactcgatttgctgtaataaaagccattttacatgtaataaagaaaacaattaaaatcatttgacctgtacctttttcactaagttctctttcttttcttggttggaatatgttctacatgtctcttaacaacacggatggttggattgatccaaataccctcattatgatcatttctaatatatgaatcatttgatataatattccTTCAGACAAACTTATAAATATACATCCTGCAGTAATTTCATAGCAAGGAGAAATATATATAACGAGATAACAACTATGGCAACAACCACAGTGACTCATTCTTATTGTCAGCAGCAGCAGTAAGAACAAATCATATACATAAGTTTATTGAATGAAATCTCCCTAAGAGATGTTGTATTTCTGTGTCTGGTTATTTATCGCAAAGGCGATAACATAGTTCTTCATCCTGCTCGTCAGGGTTACGGTTTGACAGAGAAAAAATGCCACTTCTTCCATTGTTCAAACATGTCACGTTAAGTTTGTTTCCGATCTGGTAATCCTGCAGCATTACATCACAAAAATGTTAGCATCAGTAACATTTGAAGTTTCATTGTTGAACTTTTCAAGCATTAAATCATCATAAGAAAATTTGTTTGGCAAATAAATTAACCATATATGCAGAATCGAAACTGGTTCTTTTAATGTGTCAACAGAACTAAAGATTAGTTATATCAGTTGTAATCACTTTTATGCCGGTGCTTCATAGAAGCTGCATAGATCAAGCAAATACATAAGGAAGTAGCATAGCAGCATCACTCACCTCACAAGAAATGTAGCCTGGTTTACAGCTCGGAGGGGCACAGGTTATATAATGGCACCAAGAGCAGTAATCATTCAAGTCCACCCCTTTAAAGAACAAGACGCCGCCGCCGACCAATCTGTAAACAACCACTTTCACATTGGAGACACTAGTACATAACAATGTAATTCACCtaacagcaacaacaacaaaaaaaggagAGAGACACTACCCAACACTAAGTAGCACAAAAGAGATAATCCGAAGCGCATATTGATAAGATTCTTGCTTCTGGGAAGTATTAGACTTGTTTAGATTAAGCCAATGATGCTGACGGCGAGTCAAAATGACAAATCCAAGAAGAAATCCTGATGTAAACCCTCCAATGTTACTAAAATTACTTCCAAATGGAAAAGTTCCAAGAGCTAAGTCCAAAACAATGATCACAACAAGAATCAACATCTCATCAAACTGCAAAACAATAACAAAAATATATCTATTAGACACCATCATTGAGCTTAATAACTTATAAACCTATTTATTTACCTTATGAGTATGCATTTTCCAATTTGTTAAAAGATCTGATAGCATCACTCCTAGTAAGCCGAATATTGCACCAGATGCACCAACGTAGATGATTGAATGGAGGAATAAAACACACAGCAAATTTCCTCCCAAACCCGATATCACATACACCAATCCAATTCGAACTAAAAAAAGCAAGTAAAACAGTTATCATATTCAAAATTGGCACATAGAAGAAACCAGACGCCAATAACCAGAACCTTACCAAAACCAAATTTCTTCTCAAGAGGAATTTGAAGATTAgaaaatgaacaatagcgaacgtcagaagagaaaccaagtaatatgaagattagaaaaatacctatggtgtcaaaatcgaacagctaacaacgaattaatagaaggcggaaacgtcgtagatctaacagaggtggaaggagaacgccttagaagtagcgaaaatcgtagcagtgagaaccctaacgtgaaaaagaacgaaaataacagagagtgaaataacaaaacgcgcagtatgttataattttaatgtttactaaaggggaccttagagggcgcttgtggaaaaaaagcgccctctaaagggggcctaagagggcgcttatgaaagcgctctctaaggctttccaaaagcgctttataaactggaaatgcacatggacttatagagcgtttttttaaaagcgccctctaagggtaaccttagagggcgctttctaaaaagcaccctgtattgttgtccctctatctcctccttatttttttgcttcaccttagagggcgctttattataaaagcgccctctaaagtgcgctgtctattccagttgttcgctccttattttttcgcttcactttagagtgcgcttttgtaataaagcgccctttaaggtgcgctgtctattccagtttttggcgtagtgaattaccttgatcatggaggatagagtaacaagtgcatctgccatctggttctcatcacgaggtatatgatacaattttactgttgtgaagaaagtcaacagccttctcgtgtaatctctataagggaccagattgggctggagcgtattccaatcaccattcacttgattaatcaccagagctgaatctccgaagatgtccagagtcttgattctcagatcaatggcttgctcaatacccaagatacatgcctcgtactcagcttcattattggtgcactcgaaagtcagacgagcgtTGAAAagcatgtgggcacctttcggagttgtaatgacagcaccaattccacttcctctggcgttgacggccccatcaaacattaaagtccacttttcatctggatcaggtccctcctcaacaactggctcttcacagtctttcatcttgaggaacatgatgtcttcatctagaaaatcaaacttcatcggctcgtaatcatcaatcggctgctgagcaagatagtctgacagaatactctctttgatggctttctgggatgtatactggatgtcatactctgtcagtaccatttgccaacgagcaacccttccggtgagagctggcttctcaaatatgtacttgactggatccattttggagatcagtaaagttgtgtgagtcagcatatattgtctcaatcgcttagcagcccatgcaagtgcacaacatgtcttctcaagcattgagtatctcgattcgcaatctgtgaattttttactcaggtagtatatggcatgctctttcctacctatctcgtcgtgttgaccgagaacacaacccatggaattgtctagcactgtcaagtacataatcagcggtctccctgggactggaggcatgaggatagggggactctgcaaatactcttttattttctcgaaagccctttgacaatcatagttccacctgatagcctgatctttcctcaacaatttgaaaattggctcacacgtggctgttagatgagagatgaaccttgcaatgtagttcaacctccctaagaaaccacggacctgcttctctgttcttggctcaggcatttcctgtattgctttcactttttcaggatccacctcaatcctttttccgctaacaataaaacctaGCAATTTTCCAGAGCTCACCCCGAAAatgcacttgttcggattaagcctcagcttgaatttccttaaacgctcaaacagcttctgcagattcaccagatgttcttcttctgtctgagatttggcaatcatatcgtccacataaacctcgatttcatgatgaatcatatcatggaatagagtcaccatagctcgttgatatgttgccccagcgtttttcagaccaaacggcatcaccttgtagcagaaggtgccccatggggttatgaaagttgtcttctccatgtcttctggtgccatcttgatttggttatagccagaaaagccatccatgaaggagaataccgagaactgagttgtgttatccaccaaaacgtcgatgtgaggtaatgggaaatcatctttagggttagctctgttcagatcccggtagtcgacacacatccgtacctttccatctttcttaggtactggaacgatgtttgcgacccatggcggataattggtaaccgctaggaaccctccatccaactgtttctgcacttcttcctttatctttacagccatctctggtcttgttcttctgagcatctgcttgaccggaggacaaccttctttgagaggcaagcggtgtaccacgatgtctgtgtcaagccctggcatatcctgataagaccaagcgaagacgtcaacatactcttgcaacagttcaatcaaccccttcttcacatcatcttccaaagcagcccctatcttgatttctttcttgacgtcctcggtgccaagattaatcacttcagtagactcttgatgcggttgaatgaccctttcctcctgttttaacagcctggcaagttcttcagggagttcacagtcttcatcaccctcttcttcagcttggaagattggattttcgaagtcgaagcgagccatagcagaactgttatcaataggatccggtgatgtgcatctgcatgagtgatggtatgtgcttatgagtgtgaacagtgagtgaaaactaacaaaacattgccaaatatttttattcttttgaaattttgaaaactgtaaaaatagaaaaacagtgaacaagattttgaatgcaaaagacgtccttcatttatgataaacaatgcaggtattcacatagatgagccctacaatgagtcattacaccctgggcggaacgtaagacttggacatgcatgaataaaacaaagaaaaattactcctctagaagagtgacttggacaatttcctcggaagaccaattgttgatgacttcaccagggatcctcagacgcacccagttgtcgatgtcgcaatcactatctccattttcatcgttgatcgcagagatctggccatattggatgacgccagcactggagaaagtaatcggcccctgacgagtctgaagtgctgaagttgtagaagtcagcgctggttgatacccaatcccgaacttgtcgtccttcattggtaattccaacagacgtccccaaccgggagcaacacctgaatccaccaaggcttgcacctgcttgaaagatgagataggggcacctgctttaacctcttccaccggagctgcatccttgatctgaactgactcaaaggcctgacagagagtctcatggatttcaccttctacttctacatacttgaaagtagacaggttacttaccaggatgtcctcctcaccacagacagtgataactcttccattgactgggaacttgatcttTTGATGCAGTGTTGAtgagactgccccagcattatggatccaaggacgacccagaaggcaactgtacgagggactgatatccatcacatagaatatggtgttgaaggtttgtgatccaatctgaattggcaactctacctctccaaacaccgacctcttagaaccatcgaaagctctcaccatgagatcggaaggtttcaagatcaaaccttctacttctaaccttgacagggctctcttgggtagcacattgagagaggaacctgtatccaccagaacatgagataacacggtgtctttgcattccattgagatatgcaaagccttgttatgattgcgtccggctggtgttaagtcagaatttgtaaaacctaacccgttgcttgcatgaacatttgcaatgatcccttctagttggtttactgagatctcctgaggcacatatgcagcattaaggactTTCAGAAGTGCCTTCCTGTGTGCCTCggaacacaacaggagtgagagaatggatatcttagacggcgtctgaacCAACTGATCAACTActttgtagtcgcttttctttatgattcttaagagctcgtccacatcattcgagaaagtaggctctgagccagcctggggtgcagaggtaccctcattcacaacttgttTGCCTTTGGCCTTAGCCGCGGCATCAGCACTATTATTTTGGGTAACGGGTGGCAAGAATAGTctgccactcctggtgaatcgcccgattccaccaacattgtccatTGCGGGACCTTCAGCTTCGAGTTCCgacttctgaccctcttctaccttcaatGGTTGTTCCACACCATGATCGTatgtgtatacactccccccataatgccaaggaatggccctatcgcttgtgaaaggtaaaggaccgGGGGTTGTGATTGTCATAGCGGACGGTCGCACTGGCGGCACTGGTTgtgcttctggcacactgatctgattagttgggtagaaaatggtgatagtagcgacatcatagtcatactcagaaatctcattcattgaaacattaACATCCGAgacatcggaatcaagttcagttacatcagaatcaaacacattgtttgggatatcagcaacaacatttgaaaaattaaatacatcaatgggaatTACACAATCAGCgggaacaacatctgtgaattcttcaacagcatcttcaaacacctcttcaactACCCCCTCAGCAAATTCTTTGAtagacaagtcttcaacttggaggataccattgtcaagcaagacctggataccctgctgcagcttcaagcaatccttaccctgtgtagcgcaatccaaacaacctttcccacaaccggggaaaacatcggccttcagcaagcattccttaatttccaacaacggagtcttcaacttcaacacatccttaacggacttggcttcttcttccagcatattcacgtttgcaccaccatgctgtggcatgggattgttgacgacattaggagccggtgcaaggttgatagcctttgaatctatgaggtcctgaactacgtgcttaaaagctttgcagttctcaatattgtggccaggtgccccagagtggaaactacacctagcattggcatcgtaacccaccggaagtctaccaatcggaggagccagagtgcgtagctgcataagttgtagttgttgaagacttGTAAGCagctgagcgtacgacattggaagagtgtcgaaacgccggtccatcatcctctgcctctgttgataggcgggtctgttacctggctgttgttgttgttgatactgagtttgttgacgttgtggttgttgttgttgtagtggtgctgcagccagaatagtcacagctgcaacatacggttactgatgatagttttgaaaattattcctcctgttttgatatgaagacacagaattcacacccccttccctctgcttctgtcctcccataaatggcttctttactcctgatgaagatccacctccattgtggctcttgtaggttttcaggtaattctctaccctctctccggtagagaccacatcagcaaagttggaggcattgcaccccaccagacgctccaggtaaggtccaggcaacgtattcatgaacatgttggccatttccttttccaacatgggaggttgaacacgggaagctgtctccctccagcgttgagtGTATTCCatgaagcactcattgcttttaagagacaggttctggagttgagttctgtccggggccatgtctgcattatactggtattgcttcacaaaagcttccgccaaatccctccagcaacggatgtgggctctatccaacctcatgtaccattccagggatgccccagctaggttgtcctagaagaagtacataagtagcttctcgtcatcagagtatgcaaccatctttcggaagtaggcttgcacatgggtcttcgggcaagagctaccattgtacttgtcaaagattgggactttgaacttcggtgggaccctcacgcctgggaccaatcccaagtcagaaacatctaccccTAGGGGGTTTTGCCCTTCTACCaccttcagcctctcctctaatctcctgaacatgggatccatgccatggcccaaaccaaagtcttctggcagcaagaactgatcatcgtgaatgggttgttgatcagggttgttatgtgggatcgggacaggccccggtccattaacctctg from Lathyrus oleraceus cultivar Zhongwan6 chromosome 1, CAAS_Psat_ZW6_1.0, whole genome shotgun sequence includes:
- the LOC127115721 gene encoding RHOMBOID-like protein 1; amino-acid sequence: MLSDLLTNWKMHTHKFDEMLILVVIIVLDLALGTFPFGSNFSNIGGFTSGFLLGFVILTRRQHHWLNLNKSNTSQKQESYQYALRIISFVLLSVGLVGGGVLFFKGVDLNDYCSWCHYITCAPPSCKPGYISCEDYQIGNKLNVTCLNNGRSGIFSLSNRNPDEQDEELCYRLCDK